The Vigna unguiculata cultivar IT97K-499-35 chromosome 6, ASM411807v1, whole genome shotgun sequence genome contains a region encoding:
- the LOC114189182 gene encoding transcription factor MUTE: MSHIAVERNRRRQMNEHLKVLRSLTPCFYIKRGDQASIIGGVIEFIKELHQVLQALESQKRRKSLSPSPGPSPRTLQPNFHQLDCSSIIGSNNSFKELGASCNSSVADVEVKICGSNVILKVISQRIPGQVARIITVLESLSFEVLHLNISSMEETVLYQFVVKIELGCQLSLEELAMEVQQSFCSEAITML, encoded by the exons ATGTCTCACATAGCTGTCGAGAGGAACCGAAGAAGACAGATGAATGAACATCTCAAAGTTTTAAGATCGTTGACCCCATGTTTCTATATCAAAAGG GGAGATCAAGCATCTATAATAGGGGGTGTCATAGAATTCATCAAGGAGTTACACCAAGTTCTTCAGGCTTTGGAGTCccagaaaagaagaaagagtttAAGCCCTAGCCCTGGTCCGAGTCCACGAACACTTCAGCCAAATTTTCATCAACTTGATTGCTCCTCCATAATTGGGAGCAATAATTCTTTCAAGGAACTGGGAGCAAGCTGCAACTCTTCTGTTGCGGATGTTGAAGTGAAAATCTGTGGTTCAAATGTGATCTTGAAAGTCATCTCCCAAAGAATTCCTGGTCAAGTTGCAAGGATCATAACTGTTTTGGAAAGTCTTTCCTTTGAAGTTCTTCATCTCAACATCAGCAGCATGGAGGAGACCGTCCTTTACCAGTTTGTGGTCAAG ATAGAACTGGGATGTCAACTAAGTCTGGAGGAACTGGCAATGGAAGTGCAACAAAGCTTCTGCTCAGAGGCTATAACTATGCTGTGA
- the LOC114187274 gene encoding gamma conglutin 1-like → MASPIVHFSLLILSLLFVSCISEGKPRPFILPIAKDSKTNLFYTSLGLGTPRHHMDLVIDLGGPFLWYDCDKTYNSSSYHPVHCESKSCPGGAPCTGCTSGPFKPGCSNDTCGAFILNPYADAIFTGDFGEDVLFLSQSHTVLPGLISGCTSTEGSSLLNNLPQTGKGILGLARTQLALPTQLSLSRKLPRKFAICLPSSNKHGLGNLFIGGAPQDASKLTLFTTPLVVNPFSTAPIFSEGEPSYEYFIVVKSVKVDGGAINFKPSLLSIDNKGHGGTKISTINPFTAVHSAIFKPLVREFSKKAVDRKMRKVTPVAPFGACFDFSSIGRTVTGLDVPTIELELEGGVTWKVYGGNSMVLVNKKVACLGFVDGGKDAETSVVIGGHVLEDNLVEFDLVSSKLSFSSSLLLHNARCSHIRT, encoded by the coding sequence ATGGCTTCTCCTATCGTTCATTTCTCTCTCCTCATACTGTCACTTCTCTTCGTTTCTTGCATCTCAGAAGGCAAACCTCGTCCCTTCATCTTACCCATCGCCAAAGACTCAAAAACCAATCTCTTCTACACTTCACTCGGCCTAGGAACTCCTCGACACCACATGGACCTAGTGATCGACCTCGGAGGACCATTCCTGTGGTACGATTGCGACAAAACCTACAATTCCTCAAGCTACCACCCTGTCCATTGCGAATCCAAAAGCTGCCCTGGAGGTGCTCCATGCACTGGCTGCACCAGTGGCCCTTTCAAACCAGGTTGCTCCAATGACACGTGTGGAGCTTTCATACTAAACCCTTACGCCGACGCTATTTTTACCGGCGATTTTGGTGAGGATGTCTTGTTCCTGTCTCAGTCTCACACCGTACTCCCTGGTCTTATTTCCGGTTGCACTTCCACTGAGGGTAGCTCTCTTCTAAATAACCTACCCCAAACTGGTAAAGGGATATTAGGCCTGGCAAGAACACAGCTTGCGTTACCAACGCAGCTTTCACTGTCTCGCAAACTTCCTCGTAAGTTTGCCATTTGTTTACCATCTTCAAACAAGCATGGACTTGGCAACCTCTTCATTGGCGGGGCACCCCAAGATGCTTCCAAGTTAACTCTCTTCACCACTCCTCTTGTTGTCAACCCCTTCAGCACAGCTCCAATCTTTTCTGAAGGTGAACCCTCTTACGAGTACTTCATAGTTGTGAAATCAGTCAAGGTTGATGGGGGAGCCATAAACTTCAAGCCTTCCCTGCTTTCCATTGACAACAAGGGACACGGTGGAACCAAAATTAGCACCATCAATCCCTTCACCGCTGTGCACAGTGCCATATTCAAACCCCTTGTGAGAGAATTTTCCAAGAAGGCTGTTGATAGAAAGATGAGAAAAGTTACACCGGTGGCACCGTTTGGGGCGTGTTTTGATTTCAGCAGCATTGGTAGGACCGTGACTGGACTGGATGTGCCCACTATTGAGCTGGAGCTGGAAGGAGGAGTAACGTGGAAAGTTTATGGTGGCAATTCGATGGTATTGGTGAACAAAAAGGTGGCATGCCTTGGATTTGTGGACGGAGGAAAAGATGCAGAGACATCGGTTGTTATTGGGGGACATGTCTTGGAGGACAACCTTGTGGAGTTTGATTTGGTTTCCTCCAAACTAAGCTTCAGCTCCTCCCTACTGCTTCATAATGCAAGATGCTCCCACATAAGAACCTGA